A single region of the Leclercia sp. AS011 genome encodes:
- the pgk gene encoding phosphoglycerate kinase — protein MSVIKMTDLDLAGKRVFIRADLNVPVKDGKVTSDARIRASLPTIELALKQGAKVMVTSHLGRPTEGEYNEEFSLLPVVNYLKDKLSSPVRLVKDYLDGVEVAAGELVVLENVRFNKGEKKDDEALSKKYAALCDVFVMDAFGTAHRAQASTHGIGKFADVACAGPLLADELEALGKALKEPARPMVAIVGGSKVSTKLTVLDSLSKIADQLIVGGGIANTFVAAQGHNVGKSLYEADLVDEAKRLLTTCDIPVPTDVRVATEFSETATAELKSVSDIKNEEQILDLGDASAEKLAEILKNAKTILWNGPVGVFEFPNFRKGTEIVANAIADSEAFSIAGGGDTLAAIDLFGISDKISYISTGGGAFLEFVEGKVLPAVAMLEERAKK, from the coding sequence ATGTCTGTAATTAAGATGACCGATCTGGATCTGGCAGGTAAACGCGTTTTCATCCGTGCGGATCTGAACGTACCGGTTAAAGATGGGAAAGTGACCAGCGACGCGCGTATCCGTGCATCACTGCCAACCATCGAACTGGCACTGAAGCAGGGTGCGAAAGTGATGGTAACCTCCCACCTGGGTCGTCCGACCGAAGGCGAGTACAACGAAGAGTTCTCTCTGCTGCCGGTTGTTAATTACCTGAAAGACAAACTGTCCAGCCCGGTACGTCTGGTTAAAGACTACCTGGACGGCGTTGAAGTGGCTGCAGGTGAACTGGTTGTTCTGGAAAACGTTCGCTTCAACAAAGGCGAGAAGAAAGACGACGAAGCGCTGTCCAAAAAATACGCTGCCCTGTGCGACGTGTTCGTTATGGATGCTTTCGGTACTGCTCACCGTGCGCAGGCGTCTACCCACGGTATCGGTAAATTTGCTGACGTCGCTTGTGCCGGTCCACTGCTGGCAGACGAACTGGAAGCGCTGGGCAAAGCCCTGAAAGAACCAGCTCGTCCGATGGTTGCTATCGTTGGCGGTTCTAAAGTTTCTACCAAACTGACCGTTCTGGACTCTCTGTCCAAAATCGCTGACCAGCTGATTGTGGGTGGCGGTATCGCTAACACCTTCGTTGCCGCTCAGGGCCACAACGTGGGTAAATCCCTGTACGAAGCTGACCTGGTTGACGAAGCAAAACGCCTGCTGACTACCTGTGATATCCCTGTTCCAACTGACGTTCGCGTGGCGACTGAGTTCTCTGAAACCGCAACCGCTGAGCTGAAATCTGTTTCTGACATCAAAAATGAAGAGCAGATTCTGGACCTGGGCGATGCCTCTGCCGAGAAACTGGCTGAAATCCTGAAGAATGCGAAAACCATTCTGTGGAACGGCCCGGTTGGCGTGTTCGAATTCCCGAACTTCCGTAAAGGTACTGAAATCGTGGCTAACGCGATTGCAGACAGCGAAGCATTCTCCATTGCTGGCGGCGGTGACACCCTGGCAGCAATCGATCTGTTCGGTATTTCCGACAAGATCTCCTACATCTCCACTGGCGGCGGCGCATTCCTCGAATTCGTGGAAGGCAAAGTTCTGCCAGCAGTAGCCATGCTCGAAGAGCGCGCTAAGAAGTAA
- the fbaA gene encoding class II fructose-bisphosphate aldolase, with amino-acid sequence MSKIFDFVKPGVITGDDVQKVFQVAKENNFALPAVNCVGTDSINAVLEAAAKVKAPVIVQFSNGGAAFIAGKGVKTDVPQGAAILGAISGAHHVHQMAEHYGVPVILHTDHCAKKLLPWIDGLLDAGEKHFAATGKPLFSSHMIDLSEESLEENIEICSKYLARMAKMDMTLEIELGCTGGEEDGVDNSHMDASALYTQPEDVDYAYTELSKISPRFTIAASFGNVHGVYKPGNVVLTPTILRDSQEYVSKKHNLPHNSLNFVFHGGSGSSAQEIKDSVSYGVIKMNIDTDTQWATWDGILQYYKTNEAYLQGQLGNPKGEDQPNKKYYDPRVWLRAAQASMVTRLEQAFKELNAVDVL; translated from the coding sequence ATGTCTAAAATTTTTGATTTCGTAAAACCTGGCGTGATCACTGGTGATGACGTTCAGAAGGTGTTCCAGGTAGCAAAAGAAAACAACTTTGCTCTGCCAGCTGTTAACTGCGTCGGTACCGACTCAATCAACGCCGTACTGGAAGCCGCAGCAAAAGTTAAAGCTCCGGTAATCGTTCAGTTCTCTAACGGTGGCGCTGCGTTTATCGCAGGTAAAGGCGTGAAAACTGACGTTCCTCAGGGCGCGGCAATCCTGGGCGCAATCTCTGGCGCACACCACGTACACCAGATGGCTGAGCACTACGGTGTTCCTGTAATCCTGCACACTGACCACTGCGCGAAGAAACTGCTGCCGTGGATCGACGGTCTGCTGGACGCGGGCGAAAAACACTTCGCAGCAACCGGTAAACCACTGTTCTCTTCTCACATGATCGACCTGTCTGAAGAGTCTCTGGAAGAGAACATCGAGATCTGCTCCAAATACCTGGCGCGTATGGCCAAAATGGACATGACTCTGGAAATCGAACTGGGTTGCACCGGTGGCGAAGAAGACGGTGTGGACAACAGCCACATGGACGCTTCTGCCCTGTACACTCAGCCAGAAGACGTTGATTACGCTTACACCGAGCTGAGCAAAATCAGCCCGCGTTTCACCATCGCTGCTTCCTTCGGTAACGTACACGGCGTGTACAAGCCAGGCAACGTAGTTCTGACCCCAACCATTCTGCGTGATTCTCAGGAATACGTTTCCAAGAAACACAACCTGCCGCACAACAGCCTGAACTTCGTCTTCCACGGCGGTTCCGGTTCTTCTGCTCAGGAAATCAAAGACTCCGTAAGCTACGGTGTTATCAAAATGAACATCGATACCGACACCCAATGGGCAACCTGGGACGGTATCCTGCAGTACTACAAAACCAACGAAGCTTACCTGCAGGGCCAGCTGGGCAACCCGAAAGGCGAAGACCAGCCGAACAAGAAATACTACGATCCACGCGTATGGCTGCGTGCAGCCCAGGCCTCTATGGTGACGCGTCTGGAGCAGGCATTCAAAGAGCTGAACGCGGTTGACGTTCTGTAA
- the epd gene encoding erythrose-4-phosphate dehydrogenase, producing the protein MTVRVAINGFGRIGRNVVRALYESGRRAEMTVVAINELADAAGMAHLLKYDTSHGRFAWDVRQEREQLFVGDDVIRVLHEQTIDALPWRELGVDVVLDCTGVYGNREHGEAHLAAGAKKVLFSHPGSNDLDATVVYGVNHHELQAEHRIVSNASCTTNCIIPVIKLLDDAYGIESGTVTTIHSAMHDQQVIDAYHPDLRRTRAASQSIIPVDTKLAAGITRIFPQFEDRFEAIAVRVPTINVTAIDLSVTVKKPVKACEVNLLLQKAAQQAFHGIVDYTELPLVSVDFNHDPHSAIVDGTQTRVSGAHLIKTLVWCDNEWGFANRMLDTTLAMAAQGFR; encoded by the coding sequence ATGACCGTACGCGTAGCGATTAATGGTTTCGGTCGCATCGGACGTAACGTGGTTCGTGCTTTATATGAATCCGGGCGTCGGGCGGAAATGACCGTGGTGGCCATCAATGAACTGGCGGATGCCGCAGGCATGGCGCATTTATTGAAGTATGACACCAGCCATGGGCGCTTTGCCTGGGACGTTCGTCAGGAGAGAGAGCAGCTGTTCGTCGGTGATGACGTGATTCGTGTCCTGCACGAGCAGACGATCGACGCCTTACCCTGGCGTGAGCTGGGGGTGGATGTGGTGCTTGACTGCACCGGTGTCTACGGCAATCGCGAACACGGTGAAGCCCATCTGGCGGCTGGCGCGAAGAAAGTGCTCTTCTCACATCCCGGCAGTAACGATCTCGATGCCACGGTGGTTTATGGCGTTAACCATCATGAGCTGCAAGCGGAACACCGCATCGTCTCCAATGCCTCCTGCACCACCAACTGTATTATTCCGGTCATCAAACTGCTGGACGATGCCTACGGCATTGAATCGGGCACAGTGACCACGATTCACTCCGCCATGCACGATCAGCAGGTCATTGACGCATATCACCCGGATCTGCGACGCACTCGCGCAGCGAGTCAGTCCATAATCCCGGTGGATACCAAACTGGCGGCTGGAATTACCCGAATTTTCCCCCAGTTTGAAGATCGTTTTGAAGCCATCGCCGTGCGTGTTCCTACGATTAACGTGACGGCGATCGACCTCAGCGTAACCGTGAAAAAACCGGTAAAAGCCTGTGAGGTCAACCTGTTGCTGCAAAAAGCGGCACAGCAAGCATTTCATGGTATAGTTGACTATACGGAATTACCGTTGGTCTCAGTAGATTTTAACCACGATCCGCATAGCGCCATTGTTGATGGCACCCAAACGCGCGTGAGTGGAGCACATCTGATCAAAACGCTGGTCTGGTGTGATAACGAATGGGGCTTTGCTAACAGGATGCTCGACACCACGTTAGCCATGGCCGCACAAGGTTTCAGGTAA